In Chitinivibrionales bacterium, the genomic window ATGGGATAGTATTTACCGAAAAGATGATTAAAATGTAATGCTGGCAGTATGCGCCTTTTAGCGATAAACAGGCATACTCAGAATCGTATTTTAAGTTAATTCAAGGCAGCTTTTCCGATGGGGGATCGGAGAAGTTGCCTTTTTTTTTATCAGAGGACTCAATAAAATTTCTAAAGGGTTGCATAAAGGATTAGAATAAACTATAATTCAATAATAATTGAACCATTATATGATTCATTAAGTGATTCCAAAGAAGGTAAGTATGAGTTCAATAACGATTCACAATATTGATGGTCCTCTGGAGAGAATGCTTCGTTCTAAAGCCCGCACGGAAAAAACGAGCCTGAATAAGCTGATAAAAAAGCTTCTTGAGCAGTCTTTGGGTATTAAGCCGGCTCCGGGCAAGCATGCGGATGAGTTCAGGGAATTCTGCGGCGTCTGGTCTAAAGAAGAGGAACGGGAGTTTGAAACAGCGGTGCAGGAGTTGCGGAGAATCGAGCCTGAGGAGTGGGAATGAGCAAGGTCCTGCTCGATACGAATGCATATTCTCGCCTGATGGCCGGCGATCAATCGGTATTTGAGCAGATTGCGAATGCCGACATTGTATATATGTCAACATTTGTTGTAGGAGAGCTGCTGTTCGGATTTAAAGGTGGAAATAAGGAACGCGACAACAAAAAGATTCTCGATAAGTTTCTCACCCGGTCAACGGTCAAAATCCTCAATGCCACATTTGATACTGCGGTCTTTTTTGCGCAGGTAAAACAGTCGCTCAAACTGGCCGGCGCCCCGATTCCAATCAATGATATCTGGATTGCAGCCCATGCGCTGGAAACCGGCTCGGTGATGGTTTCATATGACAATCATTTCGATAATGTTCCGGGGCTTAGAATGTGGGATGCAGAAAATTTGGGGACGGAATAAGTTTAGAAGTTTAAGGAATCGCGAACCGAACAAAAATACAAATCTGCTTAAACTTCTAAACTAGCTCCGTCCCCATTCCTTCCTACATAACCGCAACCTCATCCATCACCGGCACACGCTCATCGATTTTCAGCGTTTTAAGTGCATTTTGTACCGGTTGACAGGTATTGGCGATATGAAGGGGCGCGTTGAGCCGTTTTGCACGGTCATAGAGGCGAAGAATAAGTTTTGCCGTCGCGCTGTAGATATTTTTAACCGATGAAAAATCAATGATATATACGGCGTCGGCCCGGTCCATTTTTCTGAGGGATTTAAAAATCACATCCTCAACATCCCAGGGCGTAAGATATGCAGGGACATCAATGGTGATACAAGGGCTTTGGATAGAGCGCGAAAATGGGCTGTTTTTGATATTCTGATTTTCCATAGGTCTTTCCTTCTGTTGCTTTATTCCTTTTATCGAAAAAACAAGAAAAAACCTTTAGCGGATTTTCACTCCAGCCCATCAACCTGCATTCCCTCAGGATATTCAACCGAAAATTTGAACGGGACTTTCAGCTCCTGCCCGGGTTTAACCTTGAAAAACCATTCGATATAATTATGTTCGTTCATCTTGATATCCTTTGTCTTGTCGCTTATATCGGGCTCTATCAATGAAACGACAATCTCTTTATTATTCGAGACAGGTATCTGGTCCCACACAACAAGCTCTTCTTCGTTCTTTTTATTCGATTTGATCGTGATAAGATATTCGTAGATCAGCTTTTTCTTCTTGTTAATAACGCCCTCTTTGGAGTGGTACTTTTTGATAAGCTTATGCTCGATCCCGATTCCGTCATCGACGCCGAGAAATGTCCAGAATTCTTCGGAGGGCGACACCTGATCCATCTGTGAATTACCGACAAAGTTGTCATCCATGAAAATATTGGCTTTTCCGGCAAGCAGCATGAAATCACTTGTGTTGGTTGCTTTCGTTTTGAGATATGCATTCGGCGCAAGCTTTGGAACAGAAGAGTAACGGAACGATACCGGGAAATCCAGTGCGGTGACACTGACCCGGTGCTCCTGGTTGTCGGACTCGATTGTGGATTTTCCTTTAATTGCGTAGACAACCGAGGTCGCTTTTGTTTCGACTGTTGCGCTCCGGGTTTCCATCACCGGTTCGGGTTCGAGCGCCAGATCGCCCAGCGCTTCGGCCTCTTCAGCTATAAACATCTGGTTGGCCATGGCGCTGGGGGCCGCAGCCCGCTTTGCTTTGGAGAGCCCACGGCTCGAATAAACTACCGGCCGTGATTGCTGCACATACCAGGGCTGCAGCTCGGGGTGCCGGCCGCTTACCGACGGCCGTGCCGTTGAGAGATTGAGCTTGACATTTTTCCAGTCTTCTTCGGTGCTTTGCCGCACCATGGCGTTGTAGACAACGGTCATGGACTTTTTTGCGGTCGATGCCCGGAGATCATAGGACGGATACCAGGTTGGACCGTGAACAATGTATGAAAGCGTTAGTTTAAGCGTCCCCGCATTCTTTTGATTAACGGTGACTTCAACGACATTTTTCATTGTGCTTTTCTGCACGCCCAGATCCTGTATTTCCCTGTTAACTTTGTCAAGGCGTTCTTTCAGCTCCCTTTTGAGATGCACCGTCGATCTGGTTTCCTTGTCCAGTTCACTCAATTTCGAGCGGTAGAAATCAACCATTTTAATCCATTTATCGGGATCGAGTTCCACTGGAGTATCTTTTTCCTGGGCAACCGCTGTCAGCTTTTTGGTGATATTATCGACAAATGTCCGTTCGGCCTGGGCCTGCGCAGTGAGATTGTCGCACAAAACAAGAGAATCCTCAAGCGTCTCTTTTCTCATCAACAGCTTTTTATGGGCTGTCGAATCAAGGCCATCGAGATGCTTTGTAAGAAACCGGATATCATACAAAACAGCGTTTCCGGTACCGCTTACCTGTATTGAATGACGGTCGATCGCTTTGGGAAGATTCTCGAAACTGATAACATGCTTGCCGGGGGATAGACTGAGCGATCCTGTTCGCAGGACCAGCGCACGATCGGAATAAACCGTTACGTCGGTGATAGTTGAACTGATCGGTTCAGGGGATGCTGCCTGAGCATCGATTAAAAGCACCAACGATAATAGAACAGTGCTGAAGATACTGCTGTTACGCTTTTTCATAAATCTTCTCCTTGCAATATTGATGATTTATAAAATATACCGGATTGATACGATTCAACAATTAAAATTACTTTCGCCCATCAAAATTACTTATTTTTAGACCATCAAATCGACAAAAAGTTCCGGAAAATCCGATCGGGAGAGAAAAATTCTACAAAGCAAATACCTTTCATCCGGCAAAATCCGCCTTCACTACACCGAAGGGCCCCCTAACGGACCACCGCTCATTCTTTTGCACGGGATCAGCGTCCGGTGGCAGTCGTTTCTGCCGATTATTCCTTTTCTGCTCCCACGACGGCATATTTTCGCGCTGGATTTCAGGGGACATGGGGAATCCGGACGGGCCGACGGCAGTTATGCAGTTGATGACTATGCCACGGATGTTTCGGCACTTATTGCTCAACGGATAAAAGAGACTCCGATCATATTCGGTCACTCTCTGGGAGGCATGGTTGCCATGCGTGTCGCTGCAAAAGTTTCGGTGAAAGCGCTTGTTATCGGCGATTCTCCGATGTTCTCAGAAACGATCCGGTCCCGCGTCTCAAAAACGCCTTCGATGAAACAACTGGCCGGCGATTCATTCAGCGTCAATGAACTCGCAGCGCTCCTGAGCAAGCGGTTCCCCGGCGCAGATCCTGCATTCTATCGCTACTGGGCGCAGAGCCGCCGCAAAGTCGATCCCGAAGCACTGAAAGCTTTTGAACAATGGTTCCTGCAGTACGACTGCACCGATGATCTTACCAAAATCACCTGCCCCGTGATGCTGCTTCAATCCGACTGGATTTGCGACAACGATGTTGCGCGGGCGAAAGAATTATCTCCTGATATCATTGCGCTCAAATTCGAAAACCTGAGTCACGAGCTGCACAATGAAAGCAGAGGCTACAAGGTCGTTGCGCCGATACTGCAGTTTCTGGAATCCCTTGAGTAAGCAGGATTCCGGGGAGGATTTTTCGATACTTCTACACGCTCCTTTCGACAGTGTGTCACAGTGCGTCGCGGGCTCAGCACAGCGGGACGAGGAGAAGGACGATTGTTTGCTCCTCTCGTACGCTCGTAACTTCGTGCGCTCGTGCGCTCATTTCCAGCCCTGACCCCCTTTCCCCACAACATCCTCATCATATTTCCGAATACACGCGACCATCTGTTCCGGTTTGTCATGCAGGCCCTCGAGCGCGGGAACAGTTACGGCGCATTCCTGCTTTGCAAAAGGGCATCGGGGGTGAAAGGGGCATCCTGAGGGCGGGTTGATCGGTGAGGGGGGATCGCCGGAGAGAATGATCCGCTTGCGATTGCGTTCTTTATGAAAGTCGACGAGGGGCACGGCGCTGATAAGGGCTTTTGTGTAAGGGTGTCGCGGCTCAGTAAATATATCGGTTGCAGGGCCGGTCTCCATGATTTTACCGAGATACATCACGCCAATCCGCTGCGAAATATGCTTGACCACCGAGAGGTCGTGCGAGATAAAGAGCATGGTCAACGACATGTCGGTGCAGAGTTTTGCAAGGAGGTTGATAATCTGTGCCTGAATGGAGACATCGAGCGCCGAGACCGGCTCATCGGCGATAATGATTTCCGGCTTGAGTGCCAGAGTTCGGGCAATGGCGATTCGTTGGCGCTGCCCACCCGAAAATTCATGTGGATATTTCAGTATGTATTTTGGTGCGAGTCCTACCATTTCCATGAGTTCGGCAACCCTGTCGAAGCGCTCTTTCCGGGAATAGCGGTTTTCAATCTGAACTGCTTCGGCAATACAATCAAACACGGTCATGCGGGGGTCAAGGGAGGCATAAGGATCCTGAAAGATCATCTGTACCGTGCTCCGGAGTTTTCTCATTTCATTTCTGGAGGGCCTGCTCATGTTTTTGCCGTGCAGGTGAATCTGTCCGCCGGTAAGAGGGGTCAGGTGAATGATCGTGCGCGCAAGAGTCGATTTCCCGCACCCCGATTCACCGACCAGACCGAATATTTCACCCCGGGCAAGCGATAAACCGACGCCGTCAACAGCGCGCACTTCACCATACCGTCGTTTAATAATCGCTCCACTGTAGAGCGGAAAATGTGTTTTGATATCAGTCAGGGTAAGGACAGGTTCAGTCATAATTATAATCTTATTTCTTTATCGTTTATTCGAATACATGCAGTTGCATGCCCGTTTTCGTTTTTCTTCAACGGGCATGGATGGCTCTCGCACTTTTCCGTGCGGAATTCGCATCGTGGAGCAAAGGGACATCCTTGTGTTTCCTTCGATACATCCGGTGGAAGACCGGGTATGGTATACAGCTCTTCGCCTTTTTGAGCAAATGAGGGCATGGATTTCTGCAGTGCAAGCGTATAGGGATGCTGCGGATGAAGAAAAATCTTCTCTGTTGTTCCCGATTCCATGATTTTCCCCGCGTACATGACAATAACCCGTTTACAACTGCTCGAAATAACGCCGAGGTCGTGTGTCACAAGGATAACGGCACTGTTGTGCTTTTTCTGGAGCGCGCTGATCAGCTCAAGAATCTGTGCCTGCACCGTGACATCCAGAGCGGTGGTAGGTTCATCCGCGATAAGGAGGTCCGGACGGGTTATCAGCGCCATGGCGATCATCACCCGCTGGCGCATGCCGCCGGAAAATTCGTGCGGATACTGCGCCATCCGTCGGGAAGCATCCTGAATACCAACCTCATTGAGTGCATCGATACCTTTTGCAAAAGCTTCTTTTTTCGAGAGCCCTCGATGAATTCTGAGCGGCTCGACAAGTTGATCGCCCACGCGGAGAAAAGGGTTGAGCGAGGTCATGGGATCCTGGAATATCATACCGATACGGTTTCCCCTGATCGACCGCAGCTTACCTTGAGGGCAGTGAAGCACATCGCAGCCGTCAAAGAGCGCTGTTCCGTTTTCAATCTTGCCCGGTGGCTGCGGAATCAGTCCGAGAATCGAATAGCAGAGCACCGACTTACCCGATCCCGACTCTCCGACAATGCCCAGCGTTTCTCCTTTGTCGATAAAGAAGCTGATGTCGTTAACCGCGCGCACGATACCGTTACGGGTATAAAAGGAGGTGTGAAGATTTTTGACGGAAAGCAGAGACATCGATTAATCCTTTGCCGCCCGGGGGTCTAAAGCATCCCGAAGGCCGTCACCTAAAAAATTCAGAGAAAACAGCGTGATCGACAGCGCCAGTCCCGGAAAGATCAGGAGCCACCAGT contains:
- a CDS encoding PIN domain-containing protein, whose amino-acid sequence is MSKVLLDTNAYSRLMAGDQSVFEQIANADIVYMSTFVVGELLFGFKGGNKERDNKKILDKFLTRSTVKILNATFDTAVFFAQVKQSLKLAGAPIPINDIWIAAHALETGSVMVSYDNHFDNVPGLRMWDAENLGTE
- a CDS encoding mucoidy inhibitor MuiA family protein — encoded protein: MKKRNSSIFSTVLLSLVLLIDAQAASPEPISSTITDVTVYSDRALVLRTGSLSLSPGKHVISFENLPKAIDRHSIQVSGTGNAVLYDIRFLTKHLDGLDSTAHKKLLMRKETLEDSLVLCDNLTAQAQAERTFVDNITKKLTAVAQEKDTPVELDPDKWIKMVDFYRSKLSELDKETRSTVHLKRELKERLDKVNREIQDLGVQKSTMKNVVEVTVNQKNAGTLKLTLSYIVHGPTWYPSYDLRASTAKKSMTVVYNAMVRQSTEEDWKNVKLNLSTARPSVSGRHPELQPWYVQQSRPVVYSSRGLSKAKRAAAPSAMANQMFIAEEAEALGDLALEPEPVMETRSATVETKATSVVYAIKGKSTIESDNQEHRVSVTALDFPVSFRYSSVPKLAPNAYLKTKATNTSDFMLLAGKANIFMDDNFVGNSQMDQVSPSEEFWTFLGVDDGIGIEHKLIKKYHSKEGVINKKKKLIYEYLITIKSNKKNEEELVVWDQIPVSNNKEIVVSLIEPDISDKTKDIKMNEHNYIEWFFKVKPGQELKVPFKFSVEYPEGMQVDGLE
- a CDS encoding alpha/beta fold hydrolase — translated: MKSTKSSGKSDRERKILQSKYLSSGKIRLHYTEGPPNGPPLILLHGISVRWQSFLPIIPFLLPRRHIFALDFRGHGESGRADGSYAVDDYATDVSALIAQRIKETPIIFGHSLGGMVAMRVAAKVSVKALVIGDSPMFSETIRSRVSKTPSMKQLAGDSFSVNELAALLSKRFPGADPAFYRYWAQSRRKVDPEALKAFEQWFLQYDCTDDLTKITCPVMLLQSDWICDNDVARAKELSPDIIALKFENLSHELHNESRGYKVVAPILQFLESLE
- a CDS encoding ATP-binding cassette domain-containing protein, with protein sequence MTEPVLTLTDIKTHFPLYSGAIIKRRYGEVRAVDGVGLSLARGEIFGLVGESGCGKSTLARTIIHLTPLTGGQIHLHGKNMSRPSRNEMRKLRSTVQMIFQDPYASLDPRMTVFDCIAEAVQIENRYSRKERFDRVAELMEMVGLAPKYILKYPHEFSGGQRQRIAIARTLALKPEIIIADEPVSALDVSIQAQIINLLAKLCTDMSLTMLFISHDLSVVKHISQRIGVMYLGKIMETGPATDIFTEPRHPYTKALISAVPLVDFHKERNRKRIILSGDPPSPINPPSGCPFHPRCPFAKQECAVTVPALEGLHDKPEQMVACIRKYDEDVVGKGGQGWK
- a CDS encoding ATP-binding cassette domain-containing protein — its product is MSLLSVKNLHTSFYTRNGIVRAVNDISFFIDKGETLGIVGESGSGKSVLCYSILGLIPQPPGKIENGTALFDGCDVLHCPQGKLRSIRGNRIGMIFQDPMTSLNPFLRVGDQLVEPLRIHRGLSKKEAFAKGIDALNEVGIQDASRRMAQYPHEFSGGMRQRVMIAMALITRPDLLIADEPTTALDVTVQAQILELISALQKKHNSAVILVTHDLGVISSSCKRVIVMYAGKIMESGTTEKIFLHPQHPYTLALQKSMPSFAQKGEELYTIPGLPPDVSKETQGCPFAPRCEFRTEKCESHPCPLKKNENGHATACIRINDKEIRL